A stretch of Brachyspira suanatina DNA encodes these proteins:
- a CDS encoding DUF1858 domain-containing protein, which yields MINKTMSIGEIIQIFPDSVEIMMGRGLHCVGCHVASWESLEEGCRGHGMSDELIDSLVKEINDKFEASK from the coding sequence ATGATAAACAAAACTATGAGTATAGGTGAAATTATACAAATCTTTCCAGATTCTGTAGAAATAATGATGGGCAGAGGACTTCATTGCGTAGGCTGTCATGTTGCAAGTTGGGAAAGTCTAGAAGAAGGATGCCGCGGACATGGTATGAGCGATGAGCTTATAGACAGTTTAGTAAAGGAAATTAATGATAAATTTGAAGCTAGCAAATGA